Proteins co-encoded in one Ziziphus jujuba cultivar Dongzao chromosome 9, ASM3175591v1 genomic window:
- the LOC132799308 gene encoding uncharacterized protein LOC132799308, producing the protein MEPWKGFSSSSLTSRHNRSLPIVGLPHLLWFSTLLLLIPEGNGNLIPELGPWRWLDDSVLDCWEPFAKIKAEGITFGKVACLALCNGAKVDTFRTSERQLIISAKLQFRVLLLTIVT; encoded by the exons ATGGAACCATGGAAGGGTTTTTCAAGCTCATCTCTTACTAGCAGACACAACCGGAGTCTGCCTATTGTGGGCTTGCCACACTTGCTGTGGTTCTCGACGCTCTTGCTATTGATCCCGGAAGGAAATGGAAATTTAATTCCTGAATTGG GACCTTGGAGATGGCTTGATGATTCAGTGCTTGATTGCTGGGAGCCTTTCGCAAAGATCAAAGCTGAAGGGATTACATTTGGCAAAGTTGCTTGTTTGGCGCTTTGCAATGGAGCTAAAGTCGATACTTTCAGGACCAGTGAAAGACAGTTGATAATTTCCGCAAAGTTGCAATTTCGTGTGCTTCTACTGACGATTGTCACGTAA
- the LOC107425745 gene encoding glutathione gamma-glutamylcysteinyltransferase 2-like, with amino-acid sequence MSFPGLPRIALPSPPAIDFASIEGKRLFTEALGNGTMEGFFKLISYYQSQTEINYCGVGTLAMVLNTLAIDPPKKWKGRWSWYVDSMLDCGEPFSNIKSEGISFGNFVYLAHCNGAQIEAFRTSESTVDDFRKSVILSTCKQDCHVVSLYHRTGFKQEGNGHFSPIGGYHAGRDMVLILDVARFKYPPHWVPLTLLWDAMDTTDEQTGQRRGYMIISKPGRAPSILYSLSSKHVGWIGVAKYVVDDLPLVLKSEDVKDIQSLLGVVFTSSSSPSNFEEFINWVVVQIGKPEDAYGGQSCLSSEDKARLVLKEKVLKQVQDTSLFKHVTEFLSSEKSKSWRRSPTTYGFWEARILAEKSGNSESIKKKWWLRADGEKANKVTVVNGNSENGFDQVLPSRNCIFTALVLAMSPKTWSGIREKKLCQEIYNLVSIETLPTLLQQEVLHLRGELQLLKRCHENKVEDAVVGAPMI; translated from the exons ATGTCGTTTCCTGGTCTTCCCCGCATAGCCCTTCCCTCTCCTCCGGCGATTGACTTTGCCTCCATTGAAGGCAAG CGTCTCTTCACTGAAGCTCTTGGAAATGGAACCATGGAAGGTTTTTTCAAGCTTATCTCATATTATCAGTCCCAAACTGAGATCAACTATTGTGGAGTGGGCACCCTTGCTATGGTTCTCAACACGCTTGCTATTGATCCACCCAAAAAATGGAAAG GGCGTTGGAGTTGGTACGTGGACTCAATGTTGGATTGTGGTGAAcccttttcaaatattaaaagtgAAGGGATCTCATttggcaattttgtatatttggcTCACTGCAATGGGGCACAAATTGAAGCTTTTAGGACAAGTGAAAGCACAGTTGATGATTTCCGAAAATCTGTAATTTTATCTACCTGTAAACAGGATTGTCATGTAGTCTCGTTATATCATAGAACCGGTTTCAAGCAG GAAGGAAATGGACACTTCTCACCGATTGGGGGGTATCATGCTGGAAGAGACATGGTACTAATTTTGGATGTTGCTCGATTTAAATATCCTCCCCATTGGGTTCCTCTTACACTTCTGTGGGATGCCATGGACACTACTGATGAACAAACAGGGCAACGTAGAGG GTACATGATTATTTCAAAGCCTGGTCGAGCTCCATCTATTCTCTATTCACTG AGCTCTAAACATGTGGGTTGGATTGGTGTTGCCAAATACGTGGTGGACGATTTGCCTCTTGTATTGAAATCAGAGGATGTGAAAGACATTCAGAGCCTTCTGGGTGTTGTTTTCACATCCAGTTCAAGCCCATCTAATTTTGAGGAGTTCATCAACTGGGTTGTTGTACAAATTGGAAAACCAGAGGATGCATATGGTGGTCAAAGTTGTTTAAGCTCAGAGGACAAAGCTAGGCTTGTTCTCAAG GAAAAGGTATTGAAACAGGTACAGGACACTAGTCTTTTCAAGCATGTGACAGAATTTTTATCGTCAGAAAAATCAAAGTCATGGAGGAGAAGCCCAACAACATATGGTTTTTGGGAGGCACGTATTTTGGCAGAGAAGTCCGGGAACTCAGAGAGTATAAAGAAGAAATGGTGGTTAAGAGCTGATGGTGAAAAGGCAAATAAAGTTACAGTGGTAAATGGTAATTCTGAGAATGGGTTTGATCAGGTATTACCATcaagaaattgtatttttacaGCCCTTGTACTGGCCATGTCTCCAAAGACATGGTCAGGAATCAGAGAGAAGAAGCTTTGCCAGGAAATATATAACCTTGTTTCTATAGAAACACTTCCTACTTTGCTTCAACAAGAG GTGTTGCATTTACGCGGTGAGCTCCAACTTCTTAAGAGATGCCACGAGAACAAAGTAGAGGACGCGGTCGTCGGTGCACCCATGATTTAG